A single region of the Schizosaccharomyces osmophilus chromosome 3, complete sequence genome encodes:
- a CDS encoding zf-CCCH type zinc finger protein — MITMSIAPSASSATDKRMERPLDNRKAVKSPMPKIAQDHVAPVKNLQHVPCKFFRHGTCTAGENCPFSHSLETERPVCKYHLKGNCKFGSKCALSHSLPVNDSAIPSGLSETNPPPNHLPFGNSMKHMPSSSISSSFPQKIQRTAFDQMDLKGSIGMKSNLLNPGFSASPPSLPPFSHSPGRSSTSSYLNNLTSTQPLLGTANHGKQLDDYSTDINSGLASSMNGVSIASSLATSPSSFSAASSASSNNLNGSKGLLHQQMNNENNRDYMIRHPSLLTTYANRPSSEKTTSLSKLPAELVKPNAPLQSPQLNGKVNSNLPKHRPSVNPSLTGIQLSSGATRRYAVRSNSYADAFPSVVSTSLPNRVDLNHQMDMSDDEQRYLNTPMGSFDEPFLGSSPVGKTSSSMKQLSAPLSMMSPTLPSRSTANTLQNSRFGAYFSKSKYVDTNAGSTKSTTPQQAGVAGAPMKMPSSFGVREESVFSSPINELTRPQQLARLKSEPIFRAGSVSPVTTGGINESKNDYTLSPGSNGLSRVSVANTSPAWNSTLEEETTFQMDD; from the exons atgaTCACAATGTCTATTGCTCCTTCCGCTTCTTCCGCTACTGATAAACGAATGGAGCGTCCTCTCGACAACCGCAAAGCGGTCAAATCCCCCATGCCAAAGATAGCACAGGATCACGTTGCTCCTGTGAAAA ATTTGCAACATGTTCCCTGCAAGTTCTTTCGTCATGGTACATGTACTGCCGGTGAGAATTGCCCTTTTAGTCATTCTCTTGAAACAGAGCGTCCAGTTTGTAAATACCATCTGAAAGGAAATTGCAAATTTGGCTCCAAATGTGCTCTTTCTCATTCGCTCCCAGTCAATGACTCTGCAATCCCCTCTGGCTTGTCTGAAACCAATCCCCCTCCAAATCATCTTCCATTTGGTAACTCTATGAAACACATGCCGAGCTCTTCCATTTCCTCTTCGTTCCCCcagaaaattcaaagaacCGCGTTTGATCAAATGGATTTGAAGGGCTCCATCGGCATGAAAAGTAATCTTCTTAATCCTGGCTTTTCTGCGTCCCCTCCGTCTTTGCCTCCCTTCTCTCATTCTCCAGGACGTTCTTCTACGTCTTCTTATCTAAATAATCTCACGTCTACTCAACCACTGTTAGGCACCGCAAATCATGGTAAACAGCTCGACGATTATTCTACCGATATTAATTCGGGATTGGCTTCCTCTATGAATGGTGTTTCTATTGCATCCTCCTTGGCTACGTCGCCATCTTCATTTAGCGCTGCATCGAGTGCATCCTCAAACAACCTCAATGGTTCCAAAGGGCTTTTACATCAACAAATgaataatgaaaacaacCGAGATTACATGATCCGCCATCCATCTCTCTTAACCACTTATGCAAATCGGCCTTCTTCTGAGAAAACCACTTCTTTGTCGAAATTGCCTGCAGAATTGGTGAAACCTAATGCACCATTACAGAGTCCTCAACTGAATGGTAAGGTTAATAGTAATTTACCCAAGCATCGTCCTTCCGTTAACCCTTCTCTTACCGGGATTCAGCTTTCGTCAGGTGCTACACGTCGATATGCAGTTCGCAGTAATTCTTATGCCGATGCATTCCCCTCGGTGGTTTCCACAAGTCTGCCAAATCGTGTGGATTTGAATCATCAAATGGACATGAGTGACGATGAACAGAGGTACCTGAATACTCCAATGGGTAGCTTTGACGAGCCATTTTTGGGTTCATCTCCTGTTGGTAAAACGAGTTCAAGTATGAAACAATTATCTGCTCCTTTGTCCATGATGAGTCCTACTTTGCCATCTCGTTCCACAGCAAACACTTTGCAAAACAGTAGATTTGGTGcttatttttcaaaatctaaATATGTTGACACGAATGCCGGTTCTACTAAAAGTACCACCCCTCAACAGGCTGGCGTTGCCGGTGCTCCCATGAAAATGCCCTCTTCGTTTGGTGTTCGTGAAGAATCAGTGTTCAGTTCTCCGATAAATGAATTAACCAGACCTCAGCAACTTGCAAGGCTCAAGAGCGAACCGATTTTTAGAGCCGGATCTGTATCACCTGTGACTACAGGTGGAATTAATGAATCTAAGAATGATTATACGTTGAGTCCAGGAAGCAATGGATTATCGCGGGTATCCGTTGCAAACACATCTCCTGCTTGGAACTCAACgctagaagaagaaacgaCATTTCAAATGGATGACTGA
- a CDS encoding alcohol dehydrogenase Adh1-like, producing the protein MIQNTFGKKVLKVIDNKIALKWYPLTKGNPKSTNLLFFNNHGGPEQTHFEEVPVPEPASDEVLVNIKYSGVCHTDLHALQGDWPLDVILPVVGGHEGTGI; encoded by the exons ATGATTCAAAAtacttttggtaaaaaagTCTTGAAAGTCATCGACAACAAGATCGCA CTCAAATGGTATCCCCTCACAAAAGGAAATCCCAAGTCGACCAATTTGctgtttttcaataatcATGGTGGCCCTGAACAAACCCATTTTGAGGAAGTTCCCGTGCCTGAACCTGCATCAGACGAAGTTCTGGTGAATATTAAATACTCGGGTGTATGTCATACAGACTTGCATGCTCTTCAAGGAGACTGGCCTTTGGACGTTATATTACCTGTCGTTGGAGGCCACGAAGGCACTGGCATATAG
- the mrpl22 gene encoding mitochondrial ribosomal protein subunit L22, translating into MSIWTCSIHLPKFSNRFVGNLGLYGNSSLHFSKICTLRPIRCFSQTPSSWNQAPGSLETGERTGSSIFSTLQEQSQTPSTETPEQKSRPWKRISTKRLLTMDPSHTHQSKIFRSSLKKAGNLCRQISRKPFYHALLQMKFSEKRVSKSIASALVNAREDAVAKAGLDEKTLYIDQAWVGKATYIKKLVTRGRGGHAVHRRPRVRITVLLKDERALLRDLKRRNDRINSRRVWSPLPNRPVYHKLNAFTC; encoded by the coding sequence ATGAGTATTTGGACTTGTTCGATCCATTTGCCCAAATTCAGCAATCGTTTTGTGGGCAATTTGGGTCTCTATGGAAATTCATCATTGCATTTCTCTAAAATTTGTACTTTACGCCCTATCCGATGCTTCTCTCAGACCCCTAGTTCATGGAATCAAGCCCCAGGCTCATTAGAGACCGGAGAGCGAACAGGGTCTAgtattttttctactttaCAAGAACAATCTCAGACACCTTCCACTGAAACTCCTGAACAAAAATCTCGCCCATGGAAACGGATATCTACAAAACGCCTTTTAACCATGGATCCTTCCCACACTCatcaatcaaaaatatttcgctcatctttgaaaaaagctGGCAACCTTTGTCGCCAAATCTCTAGAAAGCCTTTTTACCATGCCCTTTTACAGATGAAATTTTCCGAAAAACGCGTCTCTAAATCTATCGCTTCTGCTCTCGTAAATGCTCGCGAGGATGCCGTTGCGAAAGCTGGTCTTGATGAAAAAACCCTTTACATTGACCAAGCATGGGTTGGAAAAGCCACTTACATCAAAAAACTCGTTACTCGAGGTCGGGGTGGTCATGCTGTTCACAGACGTCCTAGAGTTCGTATAACCGTCCTTCTTAAAGATGAACGAGCCCTTTTACGTGATTTAAAACGTCGAAACGATAGAATCAACAGCCGTCGTGTTTGGTCTCCTCTTCCCAATCGACCTGTTTACCACAAACTTAATGCTTTCACCTGCTAA
- a CDS encoding alcohol dehydrogenase Adh1-like, giving the protein MPLWKWLLPLCVLGLLYRALKEANIKPAGWVVLPGAGGGLGHLAVQYAKAMNMRVLAIDTGTDKEELCKSLRAEAFVDFRKVSDLVSTVKDLMNGGPRGVLVLSTSAKSYQQAT; this is encoded by the coding sequence ATGCCCCTCTGGAAATGGCTGCTCCCGTTATGTGTGCTGGGGTTACTGTATCGAGCTCTCAAAGAAGCGAATATCAAACCTGCTGGCTGGGTTGTTCTTCCTGGTGCAGGAGGCGGTCTTGGTCATCTTGCCGTACAATATGCCAAAGCCATGAATATGAGAGTGCTTGCTATTGACACTGGCACTGATAAAGAAGAGCTATGTAAGAGCCTTAGGGCTGaagcttttgttgattttcgAAAGGTGTCGGATCTTGTTAGTACAGTAAAGGATCTTATGAATGGAGGTCCTCGTGGTGTTCTCGTACTTTCGACGAGTGCTAAATCTTATCAGCAAGCTACTTAG
- the hrr1 gene encoding RNAi-mediated heterochromatin assembly helicase Hrr1, with protein MEEITIAKRAHNPYEGVKNSTLEMWDQLKNTTDAQEVVFDDIPDEALIHQMKIHQEKRLDYQSQSYAVDEVNESIANCNLSPKRNAFLDGNAIEKENAMNNSVPLESKTNSANQTRVRHRPHDVDRKEQGNHWRTLPDIPIFQELSSASVDLPKNDVFGGYNNFEHYLSVHYKLLREDAISPLRESVLRYKKDPTCTSSPSFAVYDHVRIIGQIIATSSVVTKLSFSVRAQKRISWATSRRLISGSIVLLSQDNFEHFRVGTVCARPLSGLRKYPHEVDVFFHDFNLELDSRKEFVMIEATSGYWEAYKHVLSNLQKLSGHRFPMKDYFVSCKQNSEVARYVQHDPLMRINSILGSSQPPIDILEPFPSYDDYLLDKSQLKAYQSMLTQKLAIIQGPPGTGKTFVALKAIQTLLENSNPNVLPILVACQTNHAVDQILLQLLREGAEVVRLGGRTRVPEIQDVSVYEKLKSMRNTFHASYKEIKRKKSRLMKQMLNIMSNFSNEYLKFTYLHSEGIITTAQLQSFIQNSAWVNVVSDSDDSTEEEQIECWLGETKLDLVTPKQTVYDYEEELQIEAEQLEELEQEAKENLTFEDDELRGVFADFRRKYDFFEGVELHKEELKGFLTIENVWDIPEFSRGMVYKHWLQLAYENAESRLRHLHKIYSKLDKERINLSNKRVGALLRNANVVGMTTTGLNKYRNILESIRPKICFIEEAANILEGPIIPAVFPSLEQLILIGDHKQLRPSCSTFALARSPFNLSVSIFERLVENEMVCDMLSIQRRMHPKIRQLVDSVYFGLSDHPIARCRPAIPGMGQLRRFFFTHTNVEDTDGFSSKCNQFEAEMLVQFASYLILHGVNPLQITCLTFYVAQKKEIENLISIHLPDKKENIRVATVDGYQGEENDVILLSLVRNHDQRSVGFLDSSYRVCVALSRARQGLYVFGNAEMVANANPLWWDVINTLTQDEELPGLGDYLPLEPKIENDEVYIYELNDLIELNMKLKNMNAD; from the exons ATGGAAGAGATAACTATAGCCAAACGGGCGCACAATCCGTATGAGGGTGTGAAGAACAGTACATTGGAAATGTGGGATCAACTGAAAAACACTACAGACGCTCAAGAGGTTGTCTTTGATGATATTCCAGACGAGGCCttaattcatcaaatgaaaatccaTCAAGAGAAACGATTAGACTACCAGTCCCAAAGTTATGCCGTGGACGAAGTGAATGAAAGCATAGCGAATTGCAACTTATcaccaaaaagaaatgcttTCTTGGATGGGAATgcaatagaaaaagaaaatgctaTGAATAATTCTGTACCTTTGGAATCAAAGACGAACAGTGCAAATCAAACCAGGGTACGACACAGGCCTCACGATGTAGACAGGAAAGAACAAGGGAATCATTGGAGGACCCTTCCGGATATTCCCATTTTCCAAGAACTTTCATCTGCGTCTGTTGATTTGCCAAAAAATGATGTTTTTGGTGGATACAACAATTTTGAACATTATCTAAGCGTGCATTATAAGTTGCTTCGAGAAGATGCTATTTCTCCTCTTAGGGAAAGTGTGTTAAGATACAAAAAGGATCCAACCTGTACCTCCTCTCCTTCATTCGCTGTTTACGATCATGTTCGTATTATTGGACAAATAATCGCTACTAGTTCAGTCGTCACCAAACTTTCGTTTTCTGTTCGAGCTCAAAAACGGATATCTTGGGCCACGAGTCGACGTTTGATTTCTGGAAGTATCGTTCTTTTAAGTCAAGATAATTTTGAGCATTTTCGTGTGGGTACGGTTTGCGCTCGTCCATTAAGCGGTTTAAGAAAATATCCTCACGAAGTCgatgttttctttcacgACTTTAATCTTGAATTGGATTCAAGGAAAGAATTCGTGATGATTGAAGCAACTTCTGGCTATTGGGAAGCTTACAAGCATGTTTTATCTAACCTCCAAAAACTTTCTGGGCACCGTTTTCCCATGAAAGACTATTTTGTTAGTTGTAAGCAAAATTCTGAAGTTGCTAGGTATGTACAACATGATCCCCTAATGCGAATCAACTCTATTTTAGGGAGCTCTCAGCCGCCAATCGATATATTGGaaccttttccttcttaCGATGATTACTTGTTAGACAAGTCTCAGTTAAAAGCATATCAATCCATGCTTACACAGAAACTAGCAATCATACAAGGGCCGCCTGGAACaggaaaaacttttgttgCTTTAAAGGCAATCCAAActcttttagaaaattcAAACCCCAATGTACTTCCCATCTTGGTTGCATGTCAAACGAATCATGCTGTTGACCAAATTCTCCTTCAACTTCTGCGCGAAGGCGCAGAAGTTGTACGACTCGGTGGTCGTACTCGAGTCCCTGAAATCCAAGACGTATCTGTTTATGAGAAGCTCAAGTCGATGAGAAATACATTCCATGCGTCTTATAAGGAGataaagagaaagaaaagtcgGCTTATGAAACAAATGCTAAACATTATgtcaaacttttcaaatgaGTATCTAAAGTTTACGTATCTACATAGTGAAGGAATTATTACAACGGCTCAATTACAATCATTCATTCAAAACTCTGCTTGGGTAAATGTTGTTTCCGATAGTGATGACTcaacagaagaagaacagaTCGAGTGTTGGTTAGGTGAAACGAAATTAGATTTGGTAACACCAAAACAGACCGTTTATGATTATGAAGAAGAGCTGCAGATTGAGGCTGAACAACTAGAAGAACTAGAAcaagaagcaaaggaaaatcTTACTTTTGAGGATGACGAATTGCGCGGCGTCTTTGCAGATTTTAGGCGAAAGTACGACTTTTTTGAAGGTGTTGAGCTTCATAAGGAAGAGTTGAAAGGCTTTTTAACCATAGAAAACGTTTGGGATATTCCAGAATTTAGCAGAGGCATGGTTTATAAGCATTGGCTTCAATTAGCTTATGAAAATGCAGAATCCCGATTGAGACATTTGCATAAAATATATAGTAAATTggataaagaaagaatcaatCTTTCTAACAAGCGAGTCGGTGCTCTCCTTCGTAATGCTAATGTTGTTGGGATGACTACAACGGGGCTAAACAAGTATCGGAATATCTTGGAAAGCATTCGACCTAAGATTTGCTTTATCGAAGAAGCTGCAAATATTCTTGAAGGACCAATCATACCTGCCGTCTTTCCATCCTTAGAACAATTGATTTTAATTGGAGACCATAAACAATTGCGTCCAAGCTGCTCCACATTTGCGCTTGCTAGATCCCCATTTAATTTATCTGTTTCGATCTTCGAGCGTTTGgtggaaaatgaaatggtTTGCGATATGTTAAGTATACAAAGGC GTATGCATCCTAAAATCCGTCAGTTAGTCGATTCAGTCTATTTTGGATTATCCGATCATCCAATTGCGAGGTGCAGGCCTGCTATTCCAGGAATGGGACAATTGCgaagattcttctttaccCATACTAATGTTGAAGATACAGAtggattttcttctaaatGCAACCAATTTGAAGCTGAGATGTTGGTTCAATTTGCTTCTTATTTGATTCTTCATGGAGTGAATCCACTTCAGATTACATGCTTGACATTCTATGTCGcacagaaaaaagaaatagaaaatctGATCTCGATACATTTACcagataaaaaagaaaacataagaGTTGCAACTGTTGATGGCTATCAAGGCGAAGAAAATGATGTGATACTTTTATCTTTAGTTCGAAACCATGATCAACGGTCAGTGGGTTTCTTGGATTCGAGCTATCGTGTTTGTGTCGCTCTTTCGCGTGCGAGGC AAGGTTTATACGTGTTTGGAAATGCTGAAATGGTAGCAAATGCAAATCCCCTTTGGTGGGACGTAATTAATACCTTAACCCAGGATGAGGAACTTCCAGGACTCGGAGACTACCTTCCTTTGGAACCGAAAATTGAGAACGATgaggtatatatatacg AACTGAATGATTTGATTGAACTTAACATGAAGTTAAAGAATATGAACGCTGATTGA
- the dms1 gene encoding meiotic spindle pole body protein Dms1, which produces MQMLDSQKMDHRKLVDQISKLSHEKISVPELITLLDIHYNDMFHVNPWMKKEIKKLAYEFVKNDPNHQLSKHDACDLVEAFINVPLTSLDKQSMSSNTPLHSTSIDDMSTDFSVDSSLLPQPVPFTHSLSRFPSPEKLSDNSFVAAFQKTQSHFAYSDSLIESAFLNIQNCIGSIQNVKKEDISSQLVGIRKESEASLPSFRRRSSSKVISEITESNPSQKDSTPSPITGVWEPFLSFYYIKASIVLLIALVLFSVFYTSSKPNPSKTRPS; this is translated from the exons ATGCAAATGTTGGACTCTCAAAAAATGGACCACAGAAAGCTGGTTGATCAAATATCGAAGCTCTCACATGAAAAG atATCTGTCCCCGAACTGATTACCCTATTAGACATTCATTACAACGACATGTTCCACGTAAACCCATggatgaaaaaggaaatcaaaaaactaGCCTATGAATTTGTCAAAAATGATCCAAATCATCAGCTTTCAAAACATGATGCTTGCGACCTCGTAGAAGCGTTTATCAATGTGCCGTTAACATCGCTTGATAAACAGTCCATGTCATCTAATACTCCCTTACATTCCACAAGTATTGATGATATGTCTACTGATTTTTCCGTAGA TTCCAGTCTCTTACCTCAGCCTGTTCCATTTACCCACAGTTTATCTCGATTCCCTTCTCCTGAGAAACTTTCTGATAACTCTTTTGTTGCAGCATTCCAGAAAACTCAATCTCATTTTGCATATTCAGACTCCCTAATTGAGTcagcttttttaaatatccAAAATTGTATCGGTTCTATCCAGAATGTCAAGAAAGAG GATATTTCGTCTCAGCTTGTCGGAATTCGTAAGGAATCAGAAGCTTCACTTCCCTCCTTTAGACGCCGTTCTTCCTCGAAAGTAATATCGGAAATTACAGAGTCCAACCCTTCCCAAAAAGACAGTACTCCGTCACCCATTACTGGCGTGTGGGAACCTTTTCTATCTTTCTACTACATTAAGGCTAGCATAGTCCTTTTGATTGCCCTTGTCCTCTTTTCCGTTTTCTACACTTCGTCTAAGCCTAATCCTTCCAAAACTCGTCCCTCGTAA